Proteins found in one Desulfurobacterium indicum genomic segment:
- a CDS encoding class I SAM-dependent methyltransferase: protein MAKTESFDRFYRKYEDWFERNRDIYEVELELIRSLLPHGEGIEIGVGTGRFAAPLGIKIGVEPSAVMAEVARKRGIEVLKGVAELLPVSDESYDFALMVTTVCFVDDVLKSFKEAFRILKKGGIFIVGFVDKNSPLGRRYQEKKDKSRFYKEATFYSTEEIVDFLNKAGFYEILVKQTLVEKDGKMLPIIRNGSGKGGFVAVRAVKP from the coding sequence ATGGCAAAAACCGAAAGTTTTGACCGCTTTTATAGAAAATATGAAGATTGGTTTGAGAGGAACCGTGATATCTATGAGGTCGAGCTGGAGCTTATCAGGTCTTTGCTTCCTCATGGGGAAGGCATTGAAATAGGGGTCGGCACCGGCAGGTTTGCCGCCCCCCTTGGTATAAAGATTGGCGTTGAACCTTCTGCTGTTATGGCGGAAGTTGCGAGAAAAAGAGGAATAGAGGTTTTAAAAGGTGTTGCCGAATTGCTTCCTGTTTCTGACGAATCTTACGACTTTGCTTTGATGGTTACTACCGTCTGTTTTGTTGATGATGTGCTAAAATCGTTTAAGGAGGCCTTCAGAATCTTAAAAAAGGGGGGTATTTTTATCGTTGGATTTGTTGATAAGAACTCACCTCTGGGGAGACGTTATCAAGAGAAAAAGGATAAGAGCCGCTTTTATAAAGAAGCCACATTCTACTCAACAGAAGAAATAGTTGACTTTCTAAATAAGGCAGGTTTTTACGAAATTTTAGTTAAGCAGACGCTTGTAGAAAAAGATGGCAAAATGTTGCCCATCATAAGGAATGGGAGTGGTAAAGGTGGATTTGTTGCCGTCAGGGCAGTGAAACCTTAG
- a CDS encoding KamA family radical SAM protein → MLSTLNDFKQYFNLTEEEIEEAKKVIDTFPVRCTEYYASLANRNNLNDPIKKTVFPTEEELKNTLSDDPFKEEGQSPIPGLTHKYPDRVLIVTTNYCPVLCRFCMRKRNWKKEPFVITKEQIDEMAKYIKVTRVRDVLISGGEPLTIPDEILEYLILKLKEIETVEIVRIGSRLPVVAPNLLTNKKIKILEKGEKVWLNTHFNHPAEVTKGSEEAVKKLLKAGIPVNNQAVLLKGINDNEETLYKLFSTLQRIKVRPYYLFRCDPVNSVFHFATSVEKGLEIMRNLKKRLSPLALPYYAVDTYKGKIILFPEGAKYSKTGKGYLFKIANTKVSLP, encoded by the coding sequence ATGCTCTCCACCCTTAATGACTTTAAACAATACTTCAACCTTACAGAAGAAGAGATAGAAGAAGCAAAAAAGGTAATCGATACTTTTCCTGTTAGATGCACAGAATACTACGCGTCCCTTGCAAACAGAAATAACCTGAATGATCCTATAAAAAAGACCGTTTTCCCTACGGAAGAAGAACTAAAAAATACTTTATCTGACGATCCATTTAAAGAAGAGGGCCAATCACCTATTCCGGGACTTACACATAAATATCCCGACAGAGTTTTAATTGTTACAACAAATTACTGCCCGGTTCTGTGCAGATTCTGTATGAGGAAGAGAAACTGGAAAAAGGAACCGTTTGTTATAACAAAAGAACAGATTGACGAAATGGCAAAATATATTAAAGTAACAAGAGTTAGAGATGTCCTTATCTCAGGTGGCGAACCGCTTACGATTCCTGACGAAATTCTTGAATACCTCATTTTAAAACTAAAAGAGATAGAAACTGTTGAGATAGTAAGAATCGGAAGCCGTCTGCCGGTAGTTGCTCCGAATTTATTAACAAACAAAAAGATAAAAATCCTTGAAAAAGGTGAAAAGGTCTGGCTTAATACACATTTTAACCACCCTGCCGAAGTAACAAAAGGTTCAGAAGAAGCCGTAAAAAAACTTTTAAAGGCAGGGATCCCTGTTAATAATCAAGCGGTACTTTTAAAAGGCATAAACGATAATGAAGAAACACTCTACAAATTATTTTCAACACTTCAGAGAATAAAGGTAAGACCTTACTATCTTTTCAGGTGCGATCCGGTAAACAGCGTTTTCCACTTTGCCACATCCGTTGAAAAGGGACTTGAAATAATGAGAAACTTAAAGAAAAGACTCTCTCCTCTTGCACTTCCCTACTACGCCGTTGACACCTACAAAGGGAAAATAATTCTCTTCCCCGAAGGAGCAAAATACAGCAAAACTGGTAAAGGATACCTGTTTAAAATCGCAAACACTAAGGTTTCACTGCCCTGA
- a CDS encoding rhodanese-like domain-containing protein, whose translation MKKLFIFFLIFLFPVYISACGSKSNLKEVSPEEAVRLIKKGVVVIDVRTPEEFATGHIKNAKNIDFMSRDFFKKIEKLDKNRPYIICSTDGRTGKVAAKVMESEGFKKLYNMDGGIIGWAEKNYPIVKE comes from the coding sequence TTGAAGAAGTTGTTTATCTTCTTTTTAATTTTTCTTTTTCCCGTATATATTTCCGCCTGCGGTTCAAAAAGTAATCTTAAAGAGGTGTCGCCTGAAGAGGCTGTGAGACTTATAAAGAAAGGTGTTGTTGTGATAGATGTAAGAACGCCTGAGGAGTTTGCCACCGGCCACATTAAAAATGCTAAAAACATAGATTTCATGTCGAGAGATTTCTTTAAGAAAATAGAGAAACTTGATAAAAACAGGCCATATATAATTTGCTCAACAGACGGTAGAACGGGGAAAGTTGCCGCGAAAGTTATGGAATCTGAAGGTTTTAAAAAGCTATATAATATGGATGGCGGAATTATCGGTTGGGCTGAAAAGAATTATCCAATAGTTAAAGAATAG
- a CDS encoding leucyl aminopeptidase yields MELAYSAGKPVVKREEAFIVGCYENGRFDGVISELLEKEGITRDTLKAFGFKGKSGDVAAVSGTKGHLFIFTGLGKKSDLNRETVRKAIGSAVKEAKSKKAKKIAAVMFDFGKKNGNFASAFAEGLFLSAYSFEKYKSEKKEVEKITVYGEKELEKDFDYGRILAEAANFTRDIVNEPGNVVTPETLAEIAKDLASDYGFKCKVFKEKDLEKKNMIGILTVGKGSKNPPRFIHLIYKPENPVKKVVLVGKGVTFDSGGLNIKPEQFMKKMKMDKAGACAVLGIMRAIGELKPNVEVHALIPTVENMPDGKAYRPDDILVYKNGKSVEIHSTDAEGRLILADALIYGSDLNPDIMVDMATLTGACVVALGHYTSGLFTADDRFAQTLLSLSHESGEKMWRLPLDEDLEEEIKGTQSDIQNVGKSRYGGAITAALFLKNFVGENVKTWAHIDIAGPAFVEKDWKYYGYGATGQPVRTLAELIRNLK; encoded by the coding sequence ATGGAGCTTGCATATTCAGCCGGAAAGCCGGTTGTTAAAAGAGAGGAAGCGTTTATAGTTGGTTGTTATGAGAACGGGAGATTTGACGGTGTAATTTCTGAGTTGCTTGAAAAAGAAGGAATTACCAGAGATACTTTAAAGGCTTTTGGTTTTAAGGGAAAATCTGGTGATGTTGCGGCAGTTTCAGGAACCAAAGGTCACCTTTTTATTTTTACAGGTCTTGGCAAAAAAAGTGATTTAAACAGAGAAACTGTCAGGAAGGCAATAGGTTCTGCCGTGAAAGAAGCAAAGTCCAAAAAGGCAAAGAAGATTGCAGCTGTTATGTTTGATTTTGGTAAAAAGAATGGTAATTTTGCGTCAGCTTTCGCAGAAGGTCTTTTCCTTTCTGCTTACTCTTTTGAGAAATATAAATCTGAGAAAAAAGAAGTAGAAAAAATTACGGTTTACGGAGAGAAGGAGTTAGAAAAAGATTTTGATTACGGTAGGATTCTTGCCGAAGCTGCAAACTTTACAAGAGATATTGTTAATGAGCCAGGCAACGTCGTTACACCTGAAACTCTTGCAGAGATAGCAAAAGATCTTGCTTCAGATTACGGATTTAAATGCAAGGTCTTTAAAGAGAAAGATCTTGAGAAAAAAAATATGATAGGAATTCTTACGGTTGGAAAAGGAAGCAAAAACCCTCCAAGATTCATTCATCTTATATACAAACCTGAGAATCCTGTTAAAAAGGTTGTTCTGGTTGGGAAGGGTGTAACCTTTGACAGCGGCGGTCTTAACATAAAACCTGAGCAGTTTATGAAGAAGATGAAAATGGATAAAGCCGGTGCCTGTGCCGTTCTTGGTATTATGAGGGCGATTGGAGAATTAAAACCGAACGTAGAAGTTCACGCCCTTATACCTACCGTTGAGAATATGCCTGACGGAAAGGCTTACAGGCCTGATGATATACTTGTTTATAAAAATGGTAAATCTGTTGAGATACACAGTACTGATGCTGAAGGAAGGCTTATTCTTGCAGATGCTTTAATATACGGAAGCGACCTTAATCCTGATATTATGGTTGATATGGCTACGCTTACAGGTGCGTGTGTCGTTGCACTTGGACATTATACTTCAGGGCTTTTTACGGCTGATGATAGATTTGCACAGACGCTTCTTTCACTTTCTCATGAATCCGGTGAGAAGATGTGGCGTCTTCCTCTTGATGAAGACCTTGAAGAGGAGATTAAAGGAACTCAGAGTGACATACAAAACGTTGGAAAATCAAGATACGGCGGTGCCATTACTGCTGCTCTTTTCCTCAAAAACTTTGTCGGTGAGAATGTTAAAACATGGGCACATATAGATATTGCAGGTCCTGCCTTTGTTGAGAAAGATTGGAAATATTACGGTTACGGTGCTACCGGCCAGCCTGTAAGAACTCTTGCAGAGCTTATCAGAAACTTAAAATAA